A region from the Streptomyces lydicus genome encodes:
- a CDS encoding M23 family metallopeptidase, whose translation MAFIRATGKHRRTSRPVRTTRNVAGIATLAAGGVVASVASPALAATDEARTHDTGLQHAVVLGDELANHVAAQADEQQAEAEAAAAKAKAEAVAKKQAEEAKRRVEAARKVKERAAREAERKRLNTFVAPVADSYVSTSYKASSGLWSSGSHTGIDFHAASGTSVHAVGTGTVVEAGWGGSYGNNIVIKMSDGTYTQYGHLSSLGVSVGQHVTPGQQIGLSGATGNATGPHLHFEARTGADYGSDIDPVAYLHSHGVNV comes from the coding sequence ATGGCGTTCATCCGTGCCACCGGGAAGCACCGTCGTACGAGCCGCCCCGTTCGGACGACCCGCAACGTCGCCGGCATAGCCACCCTCGCGGCCGGCGGCGTGGTCGCCTCCGTGGCCTCGCCGGCGCTGGCGGCCACGGACGAGGCCCGCACCCACGACACCGGCCTGCAGCATGCCGTCGTACTCGGTGACGAGCTCGCCAACCACGTCGCGGCCCAGGCCGACGAGCAGCAGGCCGAAGCGGAGGCCGCGGCGGCGAAGGCGAAGGCCGAGGCCGTGGCCAAGAAGCAGGCCGAGGAGGCCAAGCGGCGCGTCGAGGCCGCCCGCAAGGTCAAGGAGCGCGCCGCCCGCGAAGCGGAGCGCAAGCGCCTCAACACCTTCGTCGCCCCCGTTGCCGACTCCTACGTGTCCACCTCGTACAAGGCCTCCAGCGGCCTGTGGTCCTCGGGCAGCCACACCGGCATCGACTTCCACGCCGCCTCCGGCACCTCCGTCCACGCCGTCGGTACGGGCACCGTCGTCGAGGCCGGCTGGGGCGGTTCGTACGGCAACAACATCGTGATCAAGATGAGCGACGGTACCTACACCCAGTACGGTCACCTGTCGTCGCTCGGCGTCTCGGTCGGCCAGCACGTCACCCCGGGCCAGCAGATCGGCCTCTCCGGCGCCACCGGCAACGCCACCGGCCCGCACCTGCACTTCGAGGCCCGTACCGGCGCCGACTACGGCTCGGACATCGACCCGGTCGCGTACCTGCACTCGCACGGCGTCAACGTCTGA
- a CDS encoding DNA gyrase/topoisomerase IV subunit A, with translation MARRSTKTPPPDDFEERILDIDVVDEMQGSFLEYAYSVIYSRALPDARDGLKPVHRRILYQMNEMGLRPDRGYVKCARVVGEVMGKLHPHGDASIYDALVRMAQPFSMRLPLVDGHGNFGSLGNDDPPAAMRYTECRMASATSLMTESIEEDTVDFAPNYDGQEQEPVALPAAYPNLLVNGASGIAVGMATNMPPHNLGEVIAAARHLIKHPNADLDTLMRFVPGPDLPTGGRIVGLGGVRDAYEKGRGTFKIRATVTVENVTARRKGLVVTELPFTVGPEKVISKIKDLVGSKKLQGIADVKDLTDREHGLRLVIEVKNGFNPEAVLEQLYKLTPMEESFGINNVALVDGQPLTLGLKELLEVYVDHRFNVVRRRSEFRRTKRRDRLHLVEGLLTALVDIDEVIRLIRSSENSAQAKERLIERFSLSDIQTQYILDTPLRRLTKFDRIELESERDRLQDEIEKLTRILESDAELRKLVSGELAAVAKKYGTDRRTVLLESAGTSVGAVPLEVSDDPCRVLLSSTGLLARTVAGDMAFDADAKRVKHDVIVSAVPATTRGEVGAVTSLGRLLRISVIDLPHLPETAAAPSLSGGAQLSEFLTLEDGEELICLTTLDESSPGLALGTEQGVVKRVVPDYPANKEELEVITLKDGDRIVGAAELRTGEEDLVFVTNEAQLLRYQASQVRPQGRPAGGMAGVKLGEGAKVIAFAAVDPASEAMVFTVAGSHGTLDDSVATAKLTPFDQYPRKGRATGGVRCQRFLKGEDLLVQAWVGPAPVRGADAKGTPVEMPEVDPRRDGSGVPLTKPVAALAGPV, from the coding sequence ATGGCCCGCCGCAGCACGAAGACCCCGCCGCCGGACGACTTCGAGGAGAGGATCCTCGACATCGACGTCGTCGACGAGATGCAGGGTTCCTTCCTCGAGTACGCGTATTCGGTCATCTACTCGCGCGCCCTGCCGGACGCCCGCGACGGTCTCAAGCCCGTGCACCGCCGCATCCTGTACCAGATGAACGAGATGGGGCTCCGGCCCGATCGCGGATACGTCAAGTGCGCCCGCGTCGTCGGCGAGGTGATGGGTAAGCTCCATCCGCACGGTGACGCGTCGATCTACGACGCCCTGGTGCGCATGGCGCAGCCGTTCTCGATGCGGCTGCCGCTCGTCGACGGCCACGGCAACTTCGGTTCGCTGGGCAATGACGACCCGCCCGCCGCGATGCGGTACACCGAGTGCCGGATGGCGTCCGCGACATCCCTGATGACGGAGTCCATCGAAGAGGACACCGTCGACTTCGCGCCGAACTACGACGGCCAGGAGCAGGAACCGGTCGCCCTCCCTGCCGCGTATCCGAACCTCCTGGTCAACGGGGCGTCCGGCATTGCCGTCGGTATGGCGACGAACATGCCGCCGCACAACCTGGGCGAGGTCATCGCCGCGGCCCGCCATCTGATCAAGCATCCGAACGCCGATCTCGACACCCTGATGCGCTTCGTGCCGGGTCCGGACCTGCCGACGGGCGGCCGGATCGTGGGCCTCGGCGGCGTACGGGACGCGTACGAGAAGGGCCGCGGCACGTTCAAGATCCGCGCAACGGTCACGGTGGAGAACGTCACCGCCCGCCGCAAGGGCCTGGTCGTCACCGAACTCCCCTTCACGGTCGGTCCCGAGAAGGTCATCTCCAAGATCAAGGACCTGGTCGGTTCGAAGAAGCTCCAGGGCATCGCGGACGTCAAGGACCTCACCGACCGTGAGCACGGCCTGCGGCTGGTGATCGAGGTCAAGAACGGCTTCAACCCCGAGGCCGTATTGGAGCAGCTGTACAAGCTCACGCCGATGGAAGAATCCTTCGGCATCAACAACGTCGCGCTGGTGGACGGCCAGCCGCTGACGCTGGGCCTCAAGGAGCTGCTGGAGGTCTACGTCGACCACCGCTTCAACGTGGTGCGGCGGCGCAGCGAGTTCCGGCGGACCAAGCGGCGCGACCGTCTCCACCTCGTCGAGGGCCTGCTGACGGCTCTGGTGGACATCGACGAGGTGATCCGGCTCATCCGCTCCAGCGAGAACAGCGCACAGGCCAAGGAGCGGCTGATCGAGCGGTTCTCGCTGAGCGACATCCAGACGCAGTACATCCTCGACACCCCGCTGCGTCGGCTGACCAAGTTCGACCGTATCGAGCTGGAGTCGGAGCGTGACCGGCTGCAGGACGAGATCGAGAAGCTGACGCGGATCCTGGAGTCGGACGCCGAGCTGCGCAAGCTGGTGTCCGGCGAGCTGGCCGCGGTCGCGAAGAAGTACGGCACGGACCGGCGTACGGTCCTGCTGGAGTCGGCGGGCACCTCGGTCGGCGCGGTGCCGCTGGAGGTCTCCGACGACCCGTGCCGGGTGCTGCTGTCCTCGACGGGGCTGCTGGCGCGTACGGTCGCCGGAGACATGGCCTTCGATGCCGACGCCAAGCGCGTCAAGCACGATGTGATCGTCTCGGCGGTGCCGGCGACGACCCGCGGCGAGGTGGGCGCGGTGACGTCCCTGGGCCGGCTGCTGCGGATTTCGGTGATCGATCTGCCACACCTGCCGGAGACCGCGGCGGCGCCCAGTCTCTCGGGGGGCGCGCAGCTCTCGGAGTTCCTGACGCTGGAGGACGGCGAGGAGCTGATCTGTCTCACGACGCTCGACGAGTCGTCGCCGGGCCTGGCGCTCGGCACGGAGCAGGGTGTCGTCAAGCGGGTGGTGCCCGACTACCCCGCCAACAAGGAAGAGTTGGAGGTCATCACCCTCAAGGACGGTGACCGCATCGTGGGCGCTGCCGAGCTGCGCACCGGTGAAGAGGATCTGGTCTTCGTCACCAACGAGGCGCAGTTGCTGCGCTATCAGGCGTCGCAGGTGCGGCCGCAGGGCCGGCCCGCGGGGGGCATGGCGGGCGTCAAGCTGGGGGAGGGCGCGAAGGTGATCGCGTTCGCCGCGGTCGATCCGGCCTCCGAGGCCATGGTGTTCACGGTCGCCGGCTCGCACGGCACGCTGGACGACTCGGTGGCGACGGCCAAGCTCACCCCGTTCGACCAGTATCCGCGCAAGGGGCGGGCGACCGGCGGGGTGCGGTGCCAGCGGTTCCTGAAGGGCGAGGACCTTCTCGTCCAGGCGTGGGTGGGACCGGCTCCGGTGCGTGGCGCGGACGCCAAGGGCACGCCGGTCGAGATGCCGGAGGTGGATCCGCGGCGGGACGGCTCGGGTGTGCCGCTGACGAAGCCGGTGGCGGCGCTGGCGGGGCCGGTGTAA
- a CDS encoding M16 family metallopeptidase, whose translation MGHTATEQAGSGGLTATEHRLANGLRVVLSEDHLTPVAAVCLWYDVGSRHEVKGRTGLAHLFEHLMFQGSAQVKGNGHFELVQGAGGSLNGTTSFERTNYFETMPAHELELALWLEADRMGSLLTALDDESMENQRDVVKNERRQRYDNVPYGTAFEKLTAMAYPEGHPYHHTPIGSMADLDAASLEDARAFFRTYYAPNNAVLSIVGDIDPEQTLAWVEKYFGSIPGHDGKQPPRDGTLPDVIGGELREVVEEDVPARALMSAYRLPHDGTREADAADLALTVLGGGESSRLYNRLVRRDRSAVAAGFGLLRLAGAPSLGWLDVKTSGGVEVPGIERAVDEELARFAAEGPTPEEMERAQAQLEREWLDRLATVSGRADELCRFAVLFGDPQLALTAVQRVLDITPEEVQAVAKARLRPDNRAVLVYEPTEPTDAADTEEGEADQ comes from the coding sequence ATGGGTCACACGGCCACAGAACAAGCCGGCTCCGGCGGACTGACAGCGACCGAGCACCGGCTGGCCAACGGCCTGCGCGTGGTGCTCTCCGAAGACCACCTGACCCCGGTCGCAGCGGTCTGCCTGTGGTACGACGTCGGTTCCCGCCACGAGGTCAAGGGCCGCACGGGCCTGGCTCACCTCTTCGAGCACCTGATGTTCCAGGGGTCCGCGCAGGTGAAGGGCAACGGTCACTTCGAGCTGGTGCAGGGCGCCGGCGGTTCGCTCAACGGCACCACGAGCTTCGAGCGCACCAACTACTTCGAGACCATGCCCGCCCACGAGCTGGAGCTCGCGCTCTGGCTGGAGGCGGACCGGATGGGCTCGCTGCTGACCGCGCTCGACGACGAGTCCATGGAGAACCAGCGCGACGTCGTCAAGAACGAGCGCCGCCAGCGCTACGACAACGTCCCCTACGGCACGGCCTTCGAGAAGCTGACGGCCATGGCGTACCCCGAGGGTCACCCGTACCACCACACGCCCATCGGGTCGATGGCCGACCTGGACGCCGCCTCCCTGGAGGACGCACGGGCGTTCTTCCGCACCTACTACGCGCCCAACAACGCCGTCCTGTCGATCGTGGGCGACATCGATCCCGAGCAGACGCTGGCCTGGGTCGAGAAGTACTTCGGCTCGATCCCCGGGCACGACGGCAAGCAGCCCCCGCGGGACGGCACGCTGCCCGACGTCATCGGCGGCGAGCTGCGGGAGGTCGTCGAGGAGGACGTGCCCGCACGTGCCCTGATGTCGGCCTACCGTCTGCCGCACGACGGCACCCGTGAGGCGGACGCCGCCGACCTCGCGCTGACCGTCCTGGGCGGCGGCGAGTCCTCTCGCCTGTACAACCGGCTGGTGCGCCGTGACCGCAGTGCTGTGGCGGCCGGCTTCGGCCTGCTGCGGCTGGCCGGCGCGCCCTCGCTGGGCTGGCTGGACGTGAAGACGTCCGGCGGCGTGGAGGTCCCCGGCATCGAGCGCGCGGTCGACGAGGAGCTGGCCCGCTTCGCCGCCGAAGGCCCGACCCCGGAGGAGATGGAGCGGGCACAGGCCCAGCTGGAGCGCGAATGGCTGGACCGGCTGGCCACGGTCAGCGGCCGCGCCGACGAACTGTGCCGCTTCGCCGTCCTGTTCGGGGACCCGCAGTTGGCGCTGACCGCCGTACAGCGCGTTCTGGACATCACTCCCGAGGAGGTGCAGGCGGTCGCCAAGGCCCGGCTGCGCCCCGACAACCGCGCGGTGCTCGTCTACGAGCCCACCGAGCCGACCGACGCCGCCGACACCGAGGAAGGGGAGGCGGACCAGTGA
- a CDS encoding GntR family transcriptional regulator, whose translation MRGHISAHAVCTAIRDDIVSGALAPGSRLIEEILAARYGVSRVPVREALRTLQSEGFVTTRHHAGACVAEPTEQEAADLLDVRALLEPLGAARAAARRSPAHLKVLRGLVRLGRERTRHGSPADLRQLDGWFHETLAQAAGSTSLTALLTQLRRKIEWMYAVELPARTGESWDEHGAVLDAVARGDAERARALMAAHVERSLPVYRLRRPANTEVRDPKPPVNTARARP comes from the coding sequence ATGCGAGGCCATATTTCCGCTCATGCGGTGTGCACGGCGATTCGCGATGACATCGTCTCCGGTGCGCTGGCGCCGGGGAGCCGGCTGATCGAAGAGATCCTTGCGGCCCGGTACGGCGTCTCCAGGGTGCCGGTCCGTGAAGCGCTGCGGACCCTGCAGTCCGAAGGGTTCGTCACCACTCGCCACCACGCGGGCGCCTGTGTCGCCGAGCCCACCGAGCAGGAGGCCGCCGACCTCCTCGACGTCCGCGCGCTGTTGGAGCCGCTGGGTGCCGCCCGCGCGGCCGCCCGCCGCAGTCCGGCCCACCTCAAGGTGCTCCGTGGCCTGGTACGGCTCGGCCGCGAGCGGACCCGTCACGGCAGCCCGGCGGATCTGCGCCAACTGGACGGCTGGTTCCACGAGACGCTGGCCCAGGCGGCCGGCAGCACCAGTCTGACGGCGTTGCTGACCCAGCTGCGGCGCAAGATCGAGTGGATGTATGCCGTGGAACTGCCCGCCCGTACGGGGGAGTCGTGGGACGAACACGGCGCGGTGCTGGACGCGGTGGCCCGGGGGGACGCTGAACGGGCCCGTGCCCTGATGGCGGCTCATGTCGAACGCTCGCTCCCGGTGTACCGGCTCCGGCGCCCCGCCAACACGGAGGTGAGGGATCCGAAACCGCCCGTCAACACGGCACGTGCCCGCCCTTAA
- a CDS encoding M16 family metallopeptidase, whose translation MDFHPQPQGGAPRPWAFPAPDRSQLPNGLTLLTSHRPGQQVVAVEINLVAPLEAEPEGLDGVATIMARALSEGTDKHDAEEFAAELERCGATLDAHADHPGVRVSLEVPASRLPRALGLLADALRAPAFPESEVERLVRNRLDEIPHELANPARRAAMALSKELFPATSRMSRPRQGTEETVGRVDAAAVRAFYDAHVRPATATAVIVGDFTGVDLDAALAETLGAWRGSSAEPLKASPIVADDTGRVVIVDRPGAVQTQLLIGRIGADRHDRVWPAQVLGTYCLGGTLTSRLDRVLREEKGYTYGVRAFGQVLRSTAPTSPEGATGASLLAISGSVDTASTVPALDDLWNVLRTLAAEGLTDDERDVAVQNLVGVAPLKYETAAAVAGTLADQVEQHLPDDFQAQLYVRLAETGTVEATAAAVNAFPVDRLVTVLVGDAAQIAEPIKALGIGEVTVVGG comes from the coding sequence ATGGACTTTCACCCGCAGCCCCAGGGCGGCGCGCCCAGGCCGTGGGCCTTCCCGGCCCCCGACCGCAGCCAACTGCCCAACGGGCTCACCCTCCTGACCAGCCACCGCCCCGGCCAGCAGGTCGTCGCGGTCGAGATCAACCTCGTCGCTCCGCTGGAGGCCGAACCCGAGGGCCTGGACGGCGTCGCCACGATCATGGCGCGTGCCCTGTCGGAGGGCACCGACAAGCACGACGCGGAGGAGTTCGCCGCCGAGCTGGAGCGCTGCGGCGCCACCCTGGACGCGCACGCCGACCACCCCGGCGTACGGGTGTCCCTCGAGGTGCCGGCGTCCCGGCTGCCGCGTGCGCTCGGCCTGCTCGCCGACGCGCTGCGCGCTCCCGCCTTCCCGGAGAGCGAGGTCGAGCGGCTGGTGCGCAACCGTCTCGACGAGATCCCGCACGAGCTCGCCAACCCGGCCCGGCGCGCGGCGATGGCGCTGTCCAAGGAGCTGTTCCCGGCCACGTCCCGTATGTCACGGCCGCGCCAGGGCACGGAGGAGACCGTCGGGCGCGTCGATGCCGCGGCCGTCCGCGCCTTCTACGACGCCCATGTACGGCCCGCCACGGCCACTGCCGTCATCGTCGGTGACTTCACCGGGGTCGACCTGGACGCCGCGCTCGCCGAGACGCTCGGCGCGTGGCGCGGCTCGTCGGCCGAGCCGCTGAAGGCCTCGCCGATCGTCGCCGACGACACCGGCCGCGTGGTGATCGTGGACCGCCCCGGCGCCGTCCAGACGCAGCTGCTCATCGGGCGTATCGGCGCCGACCGGCACGACCGGGTGTGGCCCGCGCAGGTCCTCGGCACGTACTGCCTGGGCGGCACCCTCACCTCCCGTCTGGACCGTGTCCTGCGCGAGGAGAAGGGCTACACCTACGGGGTGCGTGCCTTCGGCCAGGTGCTTCGCTCCACCGCTCCCACGTCCCCCGAGGGGGCCACGGGCGCCTCGCTGCTCGCCATCAGCGGCTCGGTGGACACCGCTTCCACCGTCCCGGCGCTCGACGACCTGTGGAATGTGCTGCGCACCCTTGCGGCAGAGGGGCTGACGGACGACGAGCGGGATGTCGCCGTACAGAACCTCGTCGGGGTCGCGCCGCTGAAGTACGAGACCGCGGCAGCCGTCGCCGGCACCCTTGCCGACCAGGTGGAGCAGCACCTGCCGGATGACTTCCAGGCGCAGCTGTACGTCCGCCTCGCGGAGACCGGCACGGTGGAGGCAACCGCGGCGGCCGTCAACGCCTTCCCCGTGGACCGGCTGGTGACGGTCCTGGTGGGCGATGCGGCGCAGATCGCCGAACCCATCAAGGCGCTGGGCATCGGTGAGGTGACGGTCGTCGGCGGCTAG
- a CDS encoding HPr family phosphocarrier protein produces the protein MAERRVNVGWAEGLHARPASIFVRAATASGVPMTIAKADGNPVNAASMLAVLGLGAQGGEEIVLASDAEGAEEALDRLAKLVAEGLEELPETV, from the coding sequence ATGGCAGAGCGCCGCGTCAATGTCGGTTGGGCCGAGGGCCTGCACGCCCGCCCCGCGTCGATCTTCGTCCGTGCGGCCACCGCCTCCGGCGTCCCCATGACGATCGCCAAGGCTGATGGCAACCCCGTCAACGCGGCCTCCATGCTCGCGGTCCTGGGCCTGGGCGCCCAGGGCGGTGAGGAGATCGTGCTGGCCTCCGACGCCGAGGGCGCCGAGGAGGCGCTCGACCGTCTGGCCAAGCTCGTCGCCGAGGGGCTCGAGGAGCTCCCCGAGACCGTCTGA
- a CDS encoding GNAT family N-acetyltransferase has protein sequence MHKPQDHAYPTHWEADVVLRDGSTARIRPITPDDAERLVSFYEQVSDESKYYRFFAPYPRLSDRDVHRFTHHDYIDRVGLAATVGGEFIATVRYDRINDQGLPAKSPEDDQAEVAFLVQDAHQGRGVASALLEHIAAVARERGIRRFAAEVLPANSKMIKVFTDAGYTHKRTFEDGVVRLEFDLEPTEQSMAVMRGREQRAEARSVQRLLAPGSVAVIGAGRAPGGVGRTALRSLLESGFTGRVHAVNHAFPEDMRRLQPEEVPAVRSLREIPDPVDLAVIAVPADSVPDVVRDCGEHGVQGVLILSSGYAEAGPDGRERQRALLHQARSYGMRLIGPNAFGLINTAPDVRLNASLAPHMPGSGHIGLFTQSGAIGIALLSGLHARGPGDGGIAGISAFVSAGNRADVSGNDLLQYWYDDPDTDVVILYLESIGNPRKFARLARRTAAVKPVVVAKGARHNGTAPPGHAVPTVRVPDSTVAALMRQAGVIRVDTVTELIDAGLLLASQPLPAGPRIAILGNSESLALLAYDACLTEGLRPQSPRVLPSAATPDDFRAALAEALSSDGCDAVVVTAIPWVGEGAAVSPADSEGAALAAALRTAAEAHPQKPVTVVHLAMDDLAETLAAPAPAPAPAPAQSPAPAAPARGEPVRPEGPAPASARSAEPLRPPRPPHPPANRSRPPIPPGPPPTLAARRPEPAHGAAAGPSRPRPAPLRIPAYPAAERAVRSLAEAVRYAAWRREAAEPGRVPAYDDIQEAAAGADIERLLDRLTPDAPTGRSVRVPPQDAEALLARYGIRTQPVLPAPDPDTAVRAAARLGYPVALKTTAPHLRHRADLGGVRLDIAGESELRRTYAELTNFLGSPEELRPVVQSMVPRGVDTVIRAAIDPAAGAVLSFGLAGAPSQLLGDTAHRLIPATDREVTEQIRSIRAAPLLFGWRGSQPVDTTALAEVLLRVSRLVDDHPEVVGVDLEPVVVAAHGLSVLGATVRLARAPATTDLGPRRLPVY, from the coding sequence ATGCACAAGCCGCAGGACCACGCGTACCCGACCCACTGGGAAGCCGACGTGGTGCTGCGCGACGGCAGTACCGCGCGGATCCGCCCCATCACCCCCGACGACGCCGAGCGGCTGGTCTCCTTCTACGAGCAGGTCTCGGACGAGTCGAAGTACTACCGCTTCTTCGCGCCCTATCCGCGCCTGTCCGACCGCGATGTGCACCGTTTCACCCACCACGACTACATCGACCGGGTAGGGCTCGCCGCCACCGTCGGCGGCGAGTTCATCGCCACCGTCCGCTACGACCGGATCAACGACCAGGGGCTGCCCGCCAAGAGCCCCGAGGACGACCAGGCCGAGGTCGCCTTCCTCGTCCAGGACGCCCACCAGGGCCGCGGTGTCGCCTCCGCCCTCCTGGAACACATCGCGGCCGTCGCCCGCGAGCGGGGCATCCGCCGGTTCGCCGCCGAGGTGCTCCCCGCGAACTCCAAGATGATCAAGGTCTTCACGGACGCCGGCTACACCCACAAGCGCACCTTCGAAGACGGTGTGGTCCGCCTGGAGTTCGATCTGGAGCCGACCGAGCAGTCCATGGCCGTGATGCGCGGCCGCGAGCAGCGCGCCGAGGCCCGCTCCGTACAGCGGCTGCTCGCCCCGGGCTCGGTCGCCGTCATCGGGGCCGGCCGCGCCCCCGGAGGTGTCGGGCGCACCGCGCTGCGCAGCCTCCTGGAATCCGGCTTCACGGGCCGGGTGCACGCCGTCAACCACGCCTTCCCCGAGGACATGCGGCGGCTGCAGCCCGAAGAGGTGCCGGCCGTCCGCTCCCTGCGGGAGATCCCCGACCCGGTGGATCTCGCCGTCATCGCCGTGCCCGCGGACAGCGTCCCCGACGTGGTCCGCGACTGCGGCGAACACGGCGTCCAGGGCGTGCTGATCCTGTCCTCCGGTTACGCCGAGGCGGGCCCGGACGGCCGGGAGCGGCAGCGCGCCCTGCTCCACCAGGCCCGCTCGTACGGGATGCGGCTCATCGGGCCCAATGCCTTCGGCCTCATCAACACCGCCCCCGACGTCAGGCTGAACGCCTCCCTCGCCCCCCATATGCCCGGCTCCGGCCACATCGGCCTGTTCACCCAGTCCGGTGCGATCGGTATCGCTCTGCTCAGCGGACTGCATGCGCGCGGCCCCGGTGACGGCGGGATCGCCGGCATCTCCGCCTTCGTCTCGGCCGGCAACCGCGCCGATGTCTCCGGCAACGACCTGCTCCAGTACTGGTACGACGACCCGGACACCGATGTCGTGATCCTCTACCTGGAGTCCATCGGCAACCCGCGCAAATTCGCCCGGCTCGCCCGTCGCACCGCCGCCGTGAAACCGGTCGTGGTCGCCAAGGGGGCCCGGCACAACGGCACGGCTCCGCCCGGCCACGCCGTGCCCACGGTCCGCGTCCCCGACAGCACCGTCGCCGCCCTGATGCGCCAGGCCGGCGTGATCCGCGTCGACACGGTCACGGAGCTGATCGACGCCGGTCTGCTGCTGGCCTCCCAGCCGCTTCCGGCCGGCCCGCGCATCGCCATCCTCGGCAACTCCGAGTCGTTGGCGCTGCTCGCCTACGATGCCTGCCTGACCGAAGGGCTGCGCCCGCAGAGCCCCCGTGTACTGCCCTCCGCCGCGACACCGGACGACTTCCGGGCCGCCCTCGCCGAGGCCCTGTCCAGCGACGGCTGCGATGCCGTGGTCGTCACGGCCATCCCCTGGGTGGGGGAGGGGGCCGCCGTCTCGCCCGCCGACAGCGAAGGCGCCGCACTCGCCGCCGCGCTGCGGACCGCGGCCGAGGCGCATCCTCAGAAGCCGGTAACGGTCGTCCACCTCGCCATGGACGATCTGGCCGAGACACTCGCGGCACCGGCACCGGCACCGGCACCGGCACCCGCGCAGTCGCCCGCGCCCGCTGCGCCCGCCCGGGGCGAGCCGGTCCGCCCCGAGGGTCCGGCCCCCGCGTCCGCCCGGTCCGCCGAACCCCTGCGGCCCCCACGGCCCCCGCACCCCCCGGCGAACCGCTCACGCCCCCCGATCCCCCCGGGCCCACCGCCCACCCTCGCCGCACGCCGGCCGGAGCCGGCCCATGGCGCCGCCGCCGGCCCGTCGCGGCCCCGCCCGGCGCCCCTCCGTATCCCCGCCTACCCCGCCGCCGAGCGCGCCGTGCGCTCCCTCGCCGAGGCCGTGCGCTACGCCGCATGGCGCCGGGAGGCCGCCGAGCCGGGCCGGGTGCCCGCATACGACGACATCCAGGAGGCGGCGGCCGGCGCCGACATCGAGCGCCTGCTCGACCGGCTCACCCCGGACGCCCCCACGGGCCGCTCCGTCCGGGTACCGCCCCAGGACGCCGAGGCCCTGCTCGCCCGTTACGGCATCCGCACCCAGCCCGTCCTACCGGCCCCCGACCCGGACACCGCCGTCCGCGCCGCCGCCCGCCTCGGCTATCCGGTGGCCCTGAAAACCACCGCACCCCATCTGCGTCACCGCGCGGACCTCGGCGGAGTACGTCTCGATATCGCCGGTGAGTCCGAACTCCGCCGCACCTATGCCGAATTGACCAATTTCCTCGGCTCTCCGGAGGAGCTGCGCCCGGTCGTCCAGTCGATGGTGCCGCGCGGCGTCGACACGGTCATCCGTGCCGCCATCGACCCGGCCGCCGGCGCGGTGCTCTCCTTCGGCCTGGCCGGGGCGCCCTCCCAGCTGCTCGGCGATACCGCCCACCGCCTCATCCCCGCCACCGACCGCGAGGTCACCGAACAGATCCGCTCGATCCGCGCCGCCCCGCTGCTGTTCGGCTGGCGCGGCTCCCAGCCCGTGGACACCACGGCCCTGGCCGAGGTGCTGCTGCGCGTCTCCCGGCTCGTCGACGACCACCCCGAGGTCGTCGGCGTCGACCTCGAACCGGTCGTCGTCGCCGCACACGGCCTCT